From a single Sphingobium sp. genomic region:
- the bamE gene encoding outer membrane protein assembly factor BamE, translated as MMLAGAALLVQGCTQFRGHQGYVGDAQLIAAIQPGVDNRESVQGTLGRPTFTGQFGNSDWYYFARDTQQLAFRNPRPTAQTVLHIQFDNVGNVVAVNQRGLENVVRISPEGDKTRTLGRETSFFEELFGNIGAVGSAGAPGQGGQGGRP; from the coding sequence ATGATGCTCGCAGGGGCTGCGCTACTGGTGCAAGGCTGCACCCAGTTTCGTGGCCATCAGGGCTATGTTGGTGACGCACAGTTGATTGCGGCAATCCAACCCGGTGTCGACAATCGGGAATCGGTTCAGGGAACACTCGGTCGACCGACTTTCACTGGCCAATTCGGCAATAGTGACTGGTATTATTTCGCGCGCGACACCCAGCAGCTGGCTTTCCGCAATCCGCGCCCGACCGCGCAGACCGTGCTCCACATTCAGTTCGACAATGTCGGAAATGTGGTCGCGGTGAACCAGCGCGGGCTGGAAAATGTCGTGCGCATCAGCCCTGAAGGCGACAAGACGCGCACCTTGGGCCGCGAAACCAGCTTCTTCGAGGAACTGTTCGGCAATATCGGTGCGGTCGGCAGCGCGGGCGCCCCGGGTCAGGGCGGCCAAGGCGGCCGCCCCTGA
- a CDS encoding NADP-dependent malic enzyme, translated as MSDKDVQFTAQEALQFHAQGRPGKIEIIASKPMATQRDLSLAYSPGVAVPVQAIADDPATAYDYTAKGNLVAVISNGTAILGMGNLGALASKPVMEGKAVLFKRFADVDSIDIEVKTEDAKRFIDAVELLEPTFGGINLEDIAAPDCFMIEQALREKMNIPVFHDDQHGTAIISAAGLINACRLTGRDLKDVKVVCNGAGAAAIACTELIKAMGVPHGNVIMCDRKGVIYQGRAEGMDQWKSAHAVPTEARSLADAVKGADVFLGLSVGGALTVEMVKTMADQPIIFAMANPDPEISPPEARAARPDAIIATGRSDYPNQVNNVLGFPFIFRGALDVRATTINEEMKIAAANALAELARETVPEEVAAAYGGTTHSFGTDYIIPAPFDPRLMEVVSSAVAKAAMDSGVAQKPITDMEAYRASLRARLNPTTSVMAGVYASARAKPKRVIFAEGEEDVVLRAAVQFRQDGYGTPVLVGRDAAVLAKLQAMGVPNPESFEIHNSVSSPLVPVMVERLYARLQRRGYLRRDVQRMVNRDRNIFGALMLAMDQGDAMITGITRTFAQTMRELRRVLDPKKGEIPFGIHVLVGKTHTVFMADTTVNERPSAEELAYIAEQTAQVARRMGHVPRVAFLSYSTFGNPPGNWLSNIRDAVAILDQRNAGFEYEGEMAPDVALNPALMANYPFCRLSGPANVLVMPGLQSANLSAKLLRELGGDQVIGPMLVGMERPVQIATMSSSASEIVALAVLASAGVAQ; from the coding sequence ATGAGCGACAAAGACGTCCAGTTTACCGCGCAGGAAGCCCTGCAATTCCATGCTCAGGGACGTCCCGGTAAGATCGAAATCATCGCATCGAAACCGATGGCAACGCAGCGCGACCTTAGCCTTGCCTATTCGCCCGGCGTTGCGGTTCCGGTGCAGGCGATCGCCGATGATCCGGCAACGGCCTATGATTATACCGCGAAGGGCAACCTAGTCGCGGTTATTTCAAACGGTACCGCGATCCTCGGAATGGGCAATCTTGGCGCGCTTGCCTCCAAACCGGTGATGGAAGGCAAGGCGGTGCTGTTCAAGCGCTTTGCCGACGTCGATTCGATCGACATTGAAGTTAAGACCGAGGACGCGAAACGCTTCATCGATGCGGTTGAGCTTCTGGAACCGACCTTTGGCGGCATCAATCTGGAAGATATCGCTGCACCTGACTGCTTTATGATCGAGCAGGCGCTGCGCGAAAAGATGAACATCCCGGTTTTCCATGATGACCAGCATGGCACCGCAATCATCTCGGCGGCCGGGCTCATCAATGCCTGCAGGCTCACCGGGCGCGACCTTAAGGATGTGAAGGTTGTTTGTAACGGCGCAGGTGCTGCCGCGATTGCATGTACGGAATTGATCAAGGCGATGGGCGTACCGCATGGCAATGTAATCATGTGTGATCGCAAGGGCGTGATCTATCAGGGTCGCGCTGAAGGCATGGATCAATGGAAGTCGGCGCATGCCGTGCCGACCGAAGCGCGCAGCCTGGCCGATGCGGTGAAGGGCGCCGATGTTTTCCTCGGCCTTTCGGTTGGCGGCGCGCTGACGGTCGAGATGGTGAAAACTATGGCCGATCAGCCGATTATTTTTGCGATGGCCAATCCCGATCCGGAAATCTCGCCCCCCGAAGCACGTGCGGCGCGGCCCGATGCAATCATTGCCACCGGTCGTTCGGATTATCCGAACCAGGTCAATAATGTGCTCGGCTTTCCTTTCATTTTCCGCGGCGCGCTTGATGTCAGGGCGACGACGATCAACGAGGAAATGAAGATTGCTGCTGCCAATGCTCTTGCCGAGCTGGCACGTGAGACAGTGCCCGAAGAGGTCGCGGCAGCCTATGGCGGAACGACGCACAGTTTCGGCACGGACTATATAATTCCCGCGCCTTTCGATCCACGCCTTATGGAGGTTGTATCCTCGGCCGTTGCCAAGGCAGCGATGGATTCGGGCGTCGCGCAAAAGCCAATCACCGACATGGAGGCCTATCGTGCATCGCTGCGCGCGCGTCTCAATCCCACCACCTCGGTGATGGCCGGCGTGTATGCATCGGCACGGGCAAAGCCGAAGCGGGTGATTTTTGCCGAGGGGGAAGAAGATGTCGTGCTACGCGCCGCGGTGCAGTTCCGGCAGGATGGCTATGGCACCCCCGTGCTTGTCGGCCGTGATGCTGCAGTGCTGGCTAAGCTGCAGGCGATGGGCGTTCCCAATCCCGAAAGCTTCGAAATTCATAATAGCGTATCGAGCCCACTTGTCCCTGTGATGGTCGAACGGCTGTATGCGCGACTACAGCGTCGGGGCTATTTGCGCCGCGATGTCCAGCGGATGGTGAACCGTGATCGCAATATTTTCGGCGCGCTGATGCTTGCCATGGATCAGGGCGACGCGATGATCACCGGTATCACACGAACCTTTGCGCAGACGATGCGCGAATTGCGCCGGGTACTTGACCCCAAAAAGGGTGAAATCCCCTTCGGCATTCATGTTCTTGTCGGAAAGACCCACACGGTTTTCATGGCCGACACAACGGTCAATGAACGGCCCAGTGCCGAAGAGCTTGCCTATATTGCCGAACAGACGGCGCAAGTCGCCCGGCGCATGGGCCATGTGCCGCGTGTCGCCTTCCTGTCTTATTCGACCTTCGGCAACCCGCCGGGCAACTGGCTGAGCAATATCCGCGATGCGGTCGCCATATTGGATCAGCGGAATGCCGGTTTTGAATATGAAGGCGAAATGGCACCCGACGTCGCGCTGAACCCGGCGTTGATGGCCAATTACCCCTTTTGCCGGTTGTCCGGTCCCGCCAATGTGCTCGTGATGCCGGGTCTGCAATCGGCAAACCTCTCTGCGAAGCTACTGCGTGAACTGGGCGGCGATCAGGTGATTGGTCCCATGCTGGTGGGCATGGAGCGGCCGGTGCAGATTGCAACCATGTCGTCGAGCGCTTCGGAAATTGTCGCGCTTGCGGTGCTCGCCTCAGCGGGCGTTGCGCAATAA
- the mutS gene encoding DNA mismatch repair protein MutS: MMAQYLKLKAKADGCMLFYRMGDFFELFFDDAKIAARVLDIALTSRGEHSGAPIPMCGVPVHAAEGYLARLIKAGHRVAIAEQTETPEQAKARGGSKALVARDIIRFVTAGTLTEDSLLDSCASNILVALAEAGGEIGLAATDISTGYFEVTCISAAAIEAELARLGPSELIIPEGFAGLHHAIARPRADFDSMVGKEALQRHCSADLSCTRAELAAAGGLLAYLEHVGQGKMPFLKAPVRREVQHYLLIDQATRDSLEITRSANGGGRAGSLLAEVDRTITGAGARQLASDLSAPLMDKGAIEARLALVQWFHDAPLLRESTRAALRQLPDIARALGRVVAGRGSPRDLGQIRDGLDGARILRERLGTVSDRPAMMETLLPALDGHGAMVDLLQRALVATPPTETSQGGYIAEGYDAALDALRVAGRDGRAAIAAMEARYRASTGIASLKIRHNGVLGYFVEVPAKNADPLMTTGSGFTHRQTMAGAVRFNSPELHEEALRIGQASGHALAAEAAHLEELTGHVLARRDAIAASADALARIDVASALAERAAEGRWCKAEHTEGPELYIEGGRHPVVENALARNGERFIANDVQLTENNRLWLVSGPNMGGKSTFLRQNALIVILAQAGSYVPATSARLGLVDRLFSRVGASDNLARGRSTFMVEMVETAAILAQATERSFVILDEVGRGTSTYDGLAIAWAVVEGIHETNRCRCLFATHYHELTRLSETLDALSLHHVRAKEYKGDLILLHEVSEGPADRSYGIAVAKLAGLPPPVLARATQVLEKLEKGRAETGGLAAGLGEMPLFGAALDAAEAKVDAVRESLSGLDIDALSPRQALDLLYELKGLAGGE, translated from the coding sequence ATGATGGCGCAATATCTGAAATTGAAGGCAAAGGCCGATGGCTGCATGCTCTTCTATCGGATGGGCGACTTTTTCGAGCTATTTTTCGACGATGCCAAGATCGCTGCCCGGGTGCTCGACATCGCGCTGACCTCGCGCGGCGAACATAGCGGCGCGCCCATCCCCATGTGCGGCGTGCCGGTGCATGCGGCAGAGGGCTATCTTGCCAGGTTGATCAAAGCAGGCCACCGCGTCGCCATTGCCGAACAAACCGAAACGCCCGAACAGGCAAAGGCGCGGGGCGGATCAAAGGCGCTGGTTGCGCGTGACATCATCCGTTTTGTGACAGCAGGCACGCTGACCGAGGACAGCTTGCTCGATAGTTGCGCATCGAACATCCTCGTCGCACTGGCAGAGGCGGGCGGCGAAATCGGCCTGGCGGCAACCGATATCTCCACCGGTTATTTCGAAGTGACCTGCATTTCGGCAGCGGCGATTGAGGCTGAACTGGCGCGACTGGGGCCGAGCGAGCTAATCATCCCCGAAGGCTTTGCCGGCCTTCATCACGCCATTGCAAGACCGAGGGCGGATTTTGACAGCATGGTCGGCAAGGAAGCTCTGCAACGACACTGCTCTGCCGACCTTTCCTGTACCCGCGCCGAACTGGCGGCGGCGGGCGGGCTTCTCGCCTATCTGGAACATGTCGGGCAGGGGAAGATGCCCTTCCTCAAAGCCCCGGTGCGGCGCGAGGTGCAGCATTATCTGCTGATCGATCAGGCGACACGCGACAGTCTTGAAATCACCCGCTCGGCAAATGGCGGCGGACGGGCAGGTTCGCTGCTGGCCGAGGTGGATCGCACGATCACAGGTGCCGGAGCACGCCAGCTTGCATCGGATCTTTCCGCACCCTTGATGGACAAGGGTGCGATCGAAGCGCGGCTTGCACTGGTGCAATGGTTCCATGATGCACCGCTGCTCCGCGAGAGCACGCGCGCTGCATTACGGCAATTGCCCGACATTGCCCGCGCGCTTGGCCGGGTTGTCGCTGGAAGGGGATCACCCCGCGATCTGGGACAAATCCGTGATGGCTTGGATGGGGCGCGCATTTTGCGCGAACGGCTTGGCACCGTGTCTGACCGGCCTGCCATGATGGAAACACTGCTGCCGGCACTTGATGGCCATGGTGCGATGGTCGATCTTTTGCAGCGGGCGCTGGTTGCAACGCCGCCAACCGAAACGAGCCAGGGCGGCTATATTGCGGAAGGTTATGATGCCGCGCTTGATGCACTGCGCGTGGCAGGGCGCGATGGCCGTGCCGCGATCGCCGCGATGGAAGCGCGCTACCGGGCATCGACCGGGATCGCCTCGCTCAAGATTCGCCACAATGGCGTGCTTGGCTATTTTGTTGAAGTACCCGCCAAAAATGCAGATCCGCTGATGACAACGGGCAGCGGCTTTACCCATCGGCAAACGATGGCGGGAGCGGTGCGTTTCAATTCACCCGAACTGCATGAAGAGGCATTGCGGATCGGACAGGCATCGGGACATGCACTGGCGGCAGAGGCTGCGCATCTTGAGGAACTGACCGGCCATGTTCTCGCGCGGCGAGATGCGATTGCTGCCAGTGCCGATGCGCTGGCGCGGATTGATGTCGCGTCAGCACTAGCCGAACGGGCGGCGGAGGGGCGCTGGTGCAAAGCTGAACATACAGAAGGACCTGAGCTATATATCGAAGGCGGTCGGCATCCTGTGGTGGAAAACGCGCTGGCGAGAAATGGCGAGCGCTTCATCGCAAATGATGTGCAACTTACTGAAAACAATAGATTATGGTTGGTGAGCGGTCCCAATATGGGCGGCAAGTCAACCTTTTTGCGGCAAAATGCCCTGATCGTGATCCTGGCACAGGCCGGAAGCTATGTTCCCGCCACGTCTGCCCGGCTGGGGCTGGTCGACCGGCTGTTCAGCCGTGTCGGCGCGTCCGACAATCTGGCCCGCGGGCGATCGACCTTCATGGTCGAAATGGTCGAGACAGCGGCCATCCTCGCCCAAGCAACCGAACGCAGCTTCGTGATATTGGACGAGGTCGGGCGCGGCACATCTACCTATGATGGCCTTGCCATTGCCTGGGCGGTGGTCGAGGGCATCCACGAAACGAACCGCTGTCGCTGCCTGTTTGCGACCCATTATCACGAGCTGACCCGGCTTTCCGAAACCCTTGATGCACTATCGCTGCACCATGTCCGGGCAAAGGAATATAAGGGCGACCTTATACTCCTCCATGAAGTTTCAGAGGGGCCGGCAGACCGCAGCTATGGCATTGCCGTTGCCAAATTGGCGGGCCTGCCCCCGCCGGTATTGGCGCGTGCCACACAAGTGCTCGAGAAACTCGAAAAAGGCCGCGCCGAAACCGGCGGGCTGGCCGCAGGATTGGGAGAGATGCCGCTGTTCGGCGCCGCCTTGGATGCAGCCGAGGCCAAGGTGGATGCCGTGCGCGAAAGCCTGTCCGGATTGGACATAGACGCGCTTTCGCCGCGACAGGCGCTGGATCTGCTTTACGAACTCAAAGGCTTGGCGGGAGGGGAATAA
- a CDS encoding NupC/NupG family nucleoside CNT transporter has translation MQILLSLGGMALILLIAFVLSSNRRAIRPRVVLSAFALQAGLAALVLYVPWGNQVLQAAASGVSNLLGYANEGTRFLFGALATDPLGQNFAIQALPVIIFFAAFISILYHLGLMQYVIRWIGGGLQKITGISKVESLCAASNIFVGQSESPLVIRPYLASLTPAQLFCVMSVGMAGVAGTILAAYASMGIRIDYLLAAAFMSAPGGILMAKMIMPDDPDAPANDDPSVAADMHDEEKPANLIMAAAQGAQTGVKLAVAVGAMVLAFVALVALANGLLGGLGNLVGLKGLSFQGILGEVFAPVMYLLGVPWNEASAAGGLFGTKVVLNEFVAFIDLGAMKDLSPTSVAIVTFALCGFANFSSIAIQMAVTGGLAPNQRPMIAKLGLKALAAGSLSNLMSAALAGLFLSLA, from the coding sequence ATGCAGATCCTGTTGAGCCTGGGCGGCATGGCCCTGATCCTGCTTATTGCCTTTGTGCTGTCATCCAACCGCCGCGCCATCCGGCCGCGCGTCGTGCTGTCGGCCTTTGCTTTGCAGGCGGGGTTGGCCGCTCTGGTGCTGTATGTGCCTTGGGGCAATCAGGTGCTGCAAGCTGCCGCATCCGGCGTATCGAACCTTCTGGGCTATGCGAATGAAGGTACGCGCTTCCTTTTTGGCGCGCTCGCCACAGATCCGCTGGGCCAGAATTTCGCGATCCAGGCGCTTCCCGTGATCATCTTTTTCGCGGCGTTCATCTCGATCCTCTATCATCTCGGGCTGATGCAATATGTGATCCGCTGGATCGGCGGCGGCCTTCAGAAAATAACCGGCATTTCCAAGGTTGAAAGCCTGTGCGCCGCGTCGAACATCTTCGTCGGCCAGTCCGAATCGCCGCTTGTCATCCGCCCCTATCTGGCATCGCTTACGCCGGCGCAGCTTTTCTGCGTGATGAGCGTCGGCATGGCGGGCGTCGCCGGAACGATTTTGGCGGCCTATGCCTCGATGGGCATCCGGATTGATTATCTGCTGGCCGCGGCATTCATGTCGGCACCGGGCGGCATCCTCATGGCAAAGATGATCATGCCCGACGATCCCGATGCGCCTGCCAATGATGACCCTTCGGTCGCGGCAGATATGCATGATGAGGAAAAGCCGGCCAATCTGATCATGGCTGCGGCACAGGGTGCACAGACCGGCGTAAAGCTGGCCGTGGCCGTGGGCGCGATGGTGCTCGCCTTTGTGGCGCTGGTCGCGCTGGCCAATGGCCTTTTGGGCGGGCTTGGCAATCTGGTCGGCCTTAAGGGTCTGAGCTTCCAGGGCATATTGGGGGAGGTTTTTGCCCCCGTCATGTACCTCCTCGGCGTGCCATGGAATGAGGCTTCGGCTGCAGGCGGCCTTTTCGGCACCAAGGTTGTGCTCAACGAATTTGTCGCCTTCATCGATCTTGGCGCGATGAAGGATTTGTCGCCGACCAGCGTAGCGATTGTCACCTTTGCATTGTGCGGCTTTGCCAATTTCAGCTCGATTGCAATCCAGATGGCGGTTACCGGCGGCCTTGCCCCGAACCAGCGCCCGATGATCGCGAAACTGGGGCTGAAGGCATTGGCGGCAGGTTCGCTGTCCAACCTGATGAGTGCGGCTTTGGCGGGGTTGTTCCTCTCGCTGGCGTGA
- a CDS encoding queuosine precursor transporter — MSDNQTSSMTISRSLFIFSIFYGGMVCIAGVLGNKQVSLGPLAVEAGIFPFLLLVILSSTIAALHGKEVADKLVKYGFLPLIGSIVLTALVYAIPASPKMDPKYLDAFNTMMGQTPRIWIAGIVAYGTSQLLNVYLFDRLKASVGKYVGLRGGIAAVLSQIVDTLLFVTIAFYGVFPITDLLLGQMLAKVVLSAVLVPILITALVRLGNSLDGK; from the coding sequence ATGTCCGACAACCAGACCAGCAGCATGACCATTTCGCGGTCGCTGTTTATCTTTTCGATCTTTTATGGCGGCATGGTCTGCATCGCCGGCGTTCTTGGCAACAAGCAGGTCTCGCTCGGCCCGCTGGCGGTGGAGGCCGGGATTTTCCCATTCCTTCTGCTGGTGATCCTTTCCAGCACGATTGCCGCGCTGCATGGCAAGGAAGTCGCCGACAAGCTGGTCAAATATGGTTTCCTGCCGCTGATCGGATCGATTGTGCTGACCGCCTTGGTCTATGCCATTCCGGCATCGCCGAAAATGGATCCAAAATATCTGGACGCGTTCAACACGATGATGGGGCAGACCCCGCGGATCTGGATTGCCGGCATTGTCGCTTATGGTACTTCGCAACTGCTCAACGTTTATCTTTTCGATCGGCTTAAGGCGAGCGTCGGCAAATATGTCGGACTGCGCGGGGGCATTGCCGCGGTGCTGTCGCAAATTGTCGACACGCTGCTGTTCGTGACCATCGCCTTTTACGGTGTCTTCCCGATCACCGACCTGCTGCTGGGCCAAATGCTGGCCAAGGTCGTGCTCAGTGCAGTGCTGGTGCCGATATTGATCACCGCGCTCGTCCGGCTGGGCAATTCACTGGACGGGAAATAG
- the argB gene encoding acetylglutamate kinase, producing the protein MMTNHAPDPAQIQGLLAKAETLTEALPYMQRYAGKTFVIKYGGHAMGDPEASRDFAEDVVLLKAVGINPVVVHGGGPQIGAMLKQLGVESRFVDGLRVTDAETAKVAEMVLSGAINKELVSWIAQAGGRAVGISGKDGGFVIAEKVEGSSRDPDSNIERVVDLGFVGHPRHIDRTLLDTISNAGMIPVVAPIGVDSEGQTYNINADTMAGAIAAALGAARLFLLTDVAGVLDKEGNLMTDLDPAQIMALRADGTVTGGMIPKLETCIAAVEGGTEAAVILDGRVPHVSLLEIFTARGAGTLVHK; encoded by the coding sequence ATCATGACCAACCACGCACCCGATCCTGCCCAAATACAAGGGCTGCTGGCAAAAGCTGAAACGCTGACCGAGGCGCTACCTTATATGCAGCGCTATGCAGGCAAGACTTTCGTGATCAAATATGGCGGCCATGCCATGGGCGATCCAGAGGCGTCGCGCGATTTCGCCGAAGATGTCGTGCTGTTGAAGGCTGTGGGCATCAATCCCGTTGTCGTCCATGGCGGCGGCCCGCAAATCGGCGCGATGCTGAAGCAACTGGGCGTCGAAAGCCGCTTTGTCGATGGATTGCGCGTCACCGATGCCGAAACCGCCAAGGTTGCGGAAATGGTATTGTCGGGCGCGATCAACAAAGAACTGGTCAGCTGGATTGCGCAGGCGGGCGGACGGGCCGTTGGCATTTCAGGCAAGGATGGCGGCTTTGTGATCGCCGAAAAGGTCGAAGGCAGCAGCCGCGATCCCGACAGCAATATCGAACGGGTAGTTGACCTCGGCTTTGTGGGTCATCCGCGCCATATCGACCGGACGCTGCTCGACACGATTTCAAATGCCGGGATGATCCCTGTTGTTGCCCCCATTGGCGTCGATAGCGAGGGACAGACCTATAATATCAACGCCGATACCATGGCGGGTGCGATTGCCGCGGCACTGGGCGCCGCGCGATTGTTCCTGCTGACCGATGTTGCCGGCGTGCTCGACAAGGAAGGCAATCTGATGACCGACCTTGATCCGGCGCAGATTATGGCGCTGCGCGCCGACGGCACAGTGACCGGCGGGATGATCCCCAAGCTGGAAACCTGCATCGCCGCAGTTGAAGGCGGAACCGAGGCTGCCGTCATCCTCGACGGGCGGGTGCCGCATGTGTCGTTGCTGGAAATCTTCACCGCTCGCGGTGCTGGTACATTGGTGCACAAATAG
- a CDS encoding YggT family protein, whose translation MLLALIQIIGYLIGIVTTVVIVQFVLSLLIAFNVVNLSNNFVASIWQALNMILDPFLKPIRRIMPDTGMIDFSPIVLIIGLRIIQMLLGGLYNDLYMSGPL comes from the coding sequence ATGCTTCTCGCGCTTATCCAGATCATCGGCTATCTGATCGGTATCGTCACCACGGTGGTGATCGTCCAATTTGTGCTCAGCCTCTTGATCGCATTCAACGTCGTCAATCTTTCCAACAATTTCGTCGCCTCGATCTGGCAGGCGCTGAACATGATCCTCGATCCGTTCCTGAAGCCGATCCGCCGCATCATGCCCGATACCGGCATGATCGATTTTTCGCCGATCGTGTTGATCATTGGTCTGCGCATCATCCAGATGCTGCTCGGCGGCCTGTATAATGATCTTTATATGAGTGGCCCGCTATGA
- the folD gene encoding bifunctional methylenetetrahydrofolate dehydrogenase/methenyltetrahydrofolate cyclohydrolase FolD, with translation MTDATIIDGKAFAAGLRDRIAQAVPAFVAAASRKPGLAVVLVGDDAASAVYVASKGKATVAAGMASFEHRLPADTRQEDLIALVQQLNADDAVDGILVQLPLPKHLDEQAVVDAISPDKDVDGLTPISTGRLALGLPGLVPCTPLGSLMLLKDHIGDLSGKDAIVIGRSILVGKPMAQLLLGENCTVTIAHSRTRDLKARVQQADIVVAAVGRAEMVKGDWLKPGAVVIDVGINRLDPADGESKGRLVGDVDYASALELASAITPVPGGVGPMTIACLLRNTLVAAHRRAGLSDPEGL, from the coding sequence ATGACCGACGCGACAATCATTGATGGCAAGGCATTTGCCGCAGGCTTGCGCGATCGCATTGCCCAGGCGGTTCCGGCCTTTGTCGCGGCTGCCAGCCGCAAGCCCGGCCTTGCTGTCGTCCTTGTCGGTGACGATGCGGCAAGCGCGGTCTATGTTGCATCCAAGGGCAAGGCGACTGTCGCTGCCGGCATGGCAAGCTTTGAACATCGCCTGCCCGCCGATACGCGACAGGAAGATCTGATCGCGCTGGTGCAGCAACTTAATGCAGACGATGCTGTCGACGGCATCCTCGTCCAGCTGCCGCTACCCAAGCATCTCGATGAACAGGCGGTGGTCGATGCGATCAGCCCCGACAAGGATGTAGACGGCCTTACCCCGATCAGCACCGGCCGCCTTGCGCTGGGCCTGCCGGGGCTGGTGCCCTGCACCCCGCTGGGATCATTGATGCTGCTGAAGGACCATATCGGCGATCTTTCGGGCAAGGATGCCATTGTGATCGGTCGGTCTATCCTCGTCGGAAAACCCATGGCGCAATTGCTGCTTGGTGAAAATTGCACTGTCACCATCGCGCACAGCCGCACCCGCGACCTGAAGGCGCGCGTGCAGCAGGCGGATATCGTGGTGGCAGCTGTCGGCCGCGCCGAGATGGTGAAGGGCGACTGGCTGAAACCCGGTGCGGTCGTGATCGATGTGGGGATCAACCGGCTTGATCCTGCCGATGGCGAAAGCAAGGGCCGTCTGGTTGGCGACGTCGATTATGCAAGCGCATTGGAACTGGCGTCGGCGATCACGCCTGTGCCTGGCGGCGTGGGGCCGATGACAATCGCCTGCCTGCTGCGCAACACGCTGGTCGCGGCGCACCGCCGGGCTGGCCTATCGGATCCCGAAGGGCTATGA
- a CDS encoding MarC family protein, with translation MVELFISAFITFFVVIDPPGCAPIYASLTKGATGTQRRAMALRASAIAAGILLVFALFGEKLLGALHIELDSFRIAGGIMLFLIALDMVFEKRTQRREERAQKIIETPEIEDVSVFPMAMPMIAGPGSIASVMLLMSQNEGLDRSLVVLGALAAVLLLTMIALLAAGPIMRAVGQKTEAVITRLLGVLLGALAAQFVIDGLRASFLA, from the coding sequence ATGGTCGAGCTTTTCATATCCGCTTTCATCACCTTTTTCGTGGTGATCGATCCGCCTGGCTGCGCACCGATTTATGCCAGCCTGACCAAAGGGGCGACCGGGACGCAACGCCGCGCGATGGCATTGCGCGCCAGTGCAATCGCAGCCGGCATCCTGCTGGTCTTTGCGCTGTTCGGCGAAAAGCTGCTCGGCGCGCTGCATATCGAACTGGATAGTTTTCGCATCGCCGGCGGGATCATGCTGTTCCTGATCGCGCTCGACATGGTGTTCGAAAAACGTACCCAGCGGCGCGAGGAACGGGCGCAAAAGATCATCGAGACGCCCGAGATTGAGGATGTTTCGGTATTCCCGATGGCCATGCCGATGATTGCTGGCCCGGGTTCGATTGCGTCGGTGATGCTGTTGATGAGCCAGAATGAAGGGCTCGACCGTTCGCTGGTGGTGCTCGGCGCGCTCGCAGCGGTGCTGTTGCTGACGATGATTGCCTTGCTCGCGGCCGGCCCGATCATGCGCGCTGTCGGGCAGAAGACCGAGGCGGTGATCACCCGGCTATTGGGCGTATTGCTTGGCGCATTGGCAGCGCAGTTCGTGATCGATGGCTTGCGGGCGAGTTTCCTCGCCTAG
- a CDS encoding LON peptidase substrate-binding domain-containing protein produces the protein MAIKRISIFPLPGAILLPGMQLPLHIFEPRYRALIGDALARDRLVGMVQPKGGGPQPALFDVGCLGRIEDVEALEDGRYNIVLEGLQRFTIVRELDASTAFRQVEAELWDEKESGDLLSLGERAALEQEARRFADAQGYAVDWNSVVELDDYSLVNIIAQIAPFDVAAKQALLEAQGLAARSELIIQLMQFFGRHDGSGDRVTLQ, from the coding sequence ATGGCGATCAAGCGCATCTCGATCTTCCCGCTGCCGGGTGCAATCCTGCTGCCCGGTATGCAGTTGCCATTGCATATCTTTGAGCCGCGCTATCGGGCGCTGATCGGCGATGCGCTTGCGCGTGATCGCCTGGTCGGGATGGTCCAGCCAAAGGGGGGCGGGCCGCAGCCTGCCTTGTTTGACGTCGGCTGCCTTGGGCGGATCGAAGATGTAGAGGCGCTGGAAGACGGACGGTACAATATCGTTCTCGAAGGGCTGCAACGCTTCACCATTGTACGCGAACTGGATGCCAGCACAGCATTCCGGCAGGTTGAGGCGGAATTGTGGGACGAGAAGGAATCGGGCGATCTGCTGTCGCTTGGCGAACGTGCCGCGCTCGAGCAAGAGGCGCGCCGCTTTGCCGATGCGCAGGGCTATGCCGTCGACTGGAACTCGGTGGTTGAGCTTGACGATTATTCGCTGGTCAACATCATCGCACAGATTGCGCCGTTCGATGTTGCCGCAAAACAGGCGCTGCTCGAGGCGCAGGGGTTGGCCGCGCGCAGCGAACTTATCATTCAGTTGATGCAGTTTTTCGGCCGCCACGATGGTTCGGGCGACAGGGTGACGCTGCAATAG